One window from the genome of Spiractinospora alimapuensis encodes:
- a CDS encoding WXG100 family type VII secretion target, producing MRPGDFDIGADISVLSDLNERQRSYIPRFHAIMDEILQAVGSLNSNWSGDASEVFAAAGNDFAENFRNANLGFSKMVDASDGVVENYNKLHRDLGNIFG from the coding sequence ATGAGACCTGGCGATTTTGATATTGGCGCCGACATCAGCGTCCTTTCTGACCTCAATGAACGCCAACGCAGCTACATACCGCGTTTTCATGCGATCATGGACGAGATCCTTCAAGCAGTTGGCAGCCTAAACTCCAACTGGTCAGGCGATGCGAGTGAAGTCTTCGCCGCAGCCGGGAATGATTTTGCGGAGAACTTCCGGAACGCCAACCTGGGATTCTCGAAAATGGTGGATGCCAGCGATGGCGTGGTCGAGAATTACAATAAACTACATAGAGATCTGGGGAACATCTTCGGCTAA
- a CDS encoding DUF58 domain-containing protein: protein MPTPRGWLVAGVGSTLLVVGVVAGYQELVALGGCALLAVALAALWVGRPARVRAHRSPSTTRTSPDSPVIVRLRTRNPGIRAVQLWERITAPSGEQWVRLPRLGRDSAETVEYRLSAERRGVITLGPVRAGRRDALGLAESVRSSVLKDRVWVHPPYRRLRAIPAGRVTDLDSLTDGVRAGSQAFHTLRDYVPGDDLRQVHWRSSARLDKLVVREHVDTAHTRLRVVLDDRRTVRGVEDLDEAASVAASVIATGLHASLHCELHLVSGRGRDSTAGLPALLDLLAEAEPRADASLNRALRLLRARPSGDTAMLVSPSLTDAELRSFGQLRNVYHGLIAVVVGSEAPAATPAGITCIATADARSFAERWDTAPWPR from the coding sequence ATGCCCACGCCACGTGGGTGGCTCGTCGCCGGCGTCGGGTCCACGCTGCTCGTGGTCGGTGTCGTCGCCGGCTACCAGGAGCTGGTCGCCCTGGGTGGATGCGCGCTTCTCGCCGTGGCGCTGGCGGCGTTGTGGGTGGGGCGCCCGGCCAGGGTGCGGGCCCACCGCTCCCCCAGTACCACTCGAACGTCCCCCGACTCGCCGGTCATCGTCCGGCTGCGGACCCGGAATCCCGGCATCCGGGCGGTGCAACTGTGGGAGCGGATCACGGCGCCGTCGGGTGAACAGTGGGTACGACTTCCCCGGCTGGGGAGGGACTCCGCCGAGACGGTGGAGTATCGCCTCAGCGCCGAACGCCGAGGGGTGATCACGCTGGGGCCGGTCCGGGCGGGCCGACGGGACGCCCTGGGGTTGGCCGAGTCCGTCCGTTCCTCCGTGCTGAAGGACCGGGTGTGGGTGCATCCGCCCTATCGCCGACTGCGAGCTATCCCGGCGGGCCGCGTCACCGACCTGGACAGTCTCACCGACGGTGTCCGCGCCGGGAGTCAGGCGTTCCACACCCTGCGGGACTACGTTCCCGGGGACGATCTGCGGCAGGTGCACTGGCGCAGTTCGGCCCGCCTGGACAAGCTCGTGGTGCGGGAACACGTGGACACCGCGCACACTCGCCTGCGGGTGGTCCTGGACGACCGGCGGACGGTCCGGGGGGTCGAGGATCTGGACGAGGCGGCGAGCGTCGCGGCCTCCGTCATCGCCACCGGGCTGCACGCCTCCCTGCACTGTGAGCTGCATCTGGTCAGTGGGCGTGGCCGGGACAGCACCGCCGGTCTGCCGGCCCTGCTGGATCTCCTCGCCGAGGCCGAGCCGCGGGCCGACGCCTCCCTGAACCGGGCGCTTCGGCTGTTGCGCGCGCGGCCCTCCGGGGACACGGCGATGCTGGTGAGCCCGTCCCTCACCGACGCGGAGCTGCGCAGTTTCGGTCAGTTACGCAACGTCTACCACGGGCTGATCGCGGTCGTCGTCGGTTCGGAGGCCCCGGCCGCCACGCCGGCGGGGATCACGTGCATCGCGACCGCCGACGCACGTTCCTTCGCGGAACGATGGGATACCGCGCCATGGCCACGCTGA
- a CDS encoding TPR repeat region-containing protein produces MEDAQAGFAAGAALVPPEKPRPGSEGIREKAEGLWNIAGVITGNSGDLRTVFTSMAIQFSDVVRDDIANEADYDESKWQEAALVLAFGAAIADEWADEVRDYENRVEQIYDAYKRQLEEFREGQYLEYSQHRDSEGTGPDGSIMNYELPSVMLGEFQEWRMQRIQQIVAEYTEALKSPRSDLLESGELSVHKLNQGPEHDLVVRQLVDSGHLGWAAYNIHGPEGNSPLPVNEEYGRHDAADLQAYINGDRPLDARYHEILATVIAISAKAKHLQSESDGAGDYLRAEELKYLRAFYATIDDTMPGGVIGLPGSFYEGGMTENWDHDEIDEFLGVMGTGMLVLSNEEVGGRYLDLPESVRDVVESQEVSPGANDRSHIRWVQDAASLNGFLHRADSELRGGKTFSANLTTSIGHNLNSFDNDDPVWGETLSMLLEVSTRNDDANFEILSGEHDHPVFAENANALKGLFAYDWADNGESVSALLDWIPEAAESEDPDARSRAQTASLGLIQMLTENDDRMAALRDTGVSVPLANGETVDSAAFTLLNPALSASITDIATTYLFDLSLPGPTDGQMDGSSVYEILSNPDVADRELLLVDLESRQQFFSMLMADDASAAHLYTTLNHLDAAGVHPLMADDGALESAGQQRGTLRGLFDSALRLESLNRTEQDLYNQGDTEMRDRIFGDLRTAAFAATGFAKHPAAVAGTFFLTGVGFHEYDLRYQQDDLSPDYQSISGIGVNDPNSPFAPNEYGRTMHPADLEYKTRLDMLDWQVRSNCLSIDDVRAVDERLVAEDGESVIGYSEFDRTDRDLDARADAPSVNRSLGLLLDDVDSAHPVVSLSNTAGNEADSFTDAYVRNYEEVFSRTTPDITLDEAEEYWQSKDHGRS; encoded by the coding sequence ATGGAAGATGCGCAGGCGGGATTTGCTGCGGGGGCAGCGCTCGTTCCGCCGGAAAAGCCACGGCCGGGCTCAGAAGGGATTCGGGAGAAAGCCGAAGGCCTGTGGAATATCGCCGGCGTCATAACCGGAAATTCTGGAGATCTACGTACTGTTTTCACGTCGATGGCGATTCAGTTTAGCGATGTTGTGCGAGACGACATTGCGAACGAGGCAGATTATGATGAATCAAAGTGGCAGGAAGCCGCATTGGTTCTTGCGTTCGGAGCCGCGATCGCCGATGAATGGGCAGATGAAGTCCGGGATTATGAGAACAGAGTGGAGCAAATATACGATGCGTATAAACGTCAATTGGAGGAGTTTCGCGAGGGGCAGTACTTAGAATACTCACAACATCGCGATAGTGAAGGCACTGGCCCCGATGGTTCGATCATGAATTACGAGCTCCCGAGTGTGATGCTTGGTGAGTTTCAAGAGTGGAGAATGCAGCGAATTCAACAAATCGTCGCTGAGTACACGGAAGCGCTGAAATCTCCACGGAGTGATCTGCTTGAGAGTGGCGAGTTAAGTGTTCATAAACTCAATCAAGGGCCCGAGCACGATCTCGTGGTGCGTCAACTGGTGGATTCAGGGCACTTGGGTTGGGCAGCCTATAACATTCACGGCCCAGAAGGTAATTCCCCATTGCCGGTCAACGAAGAATACGGCAGGCACGACGCGGCAGACTTGCAGGCGTACATCAATGGAGATCGGCCCTTGGACGCTCGTTATCACGAGATTCTCGCCACGGTGATCGCCATCTCTGCCAAAGCCAAACATCTACAGTCCGAAAGCGACGGAGCGGGGGATTATCTACGCGCGGAGGAACTCAAATATCTTCGAGCGTTCTATGCCACGATAGATGACACGATGCCCGGTGGAGTCATTGGGTTACCGGGTTCTTTCTATGAAGGAGGAATGACTGAAAATTGGGACCACGACGAGATCGACGAATTTCTCGGTGTTATGGGGACCGGGATGCTCGTGCTGTCGAATGAGGAGGTCGGGGGTCGGTACTTGGATCTTCCTGAATCGGTGCGCGACGTCGTCGAAAGCCAGGAAGTGTCACCTGGAGCGAATGACCGTAGCCACATTCGCTGGGTCCAGGACGCCGCATCATTGAACGGGTTCTTGCATCGTGCTGACTCAGAGCTGAGAGGGGGAAAGACCTTCTCCGCGAATCTGACCACGAGCATCGGTCATAACTTGAATTCATTTGATAATGATGATCCGGTGTGGGGGGAAACGCTTTCAATGCTGTTGGAGGTTTCTACCCGCAATGATGATGCTAATTTTGAAATTTTGAGTGGCGAGCATGATCACCCCGTCTTTGCTGAGAACGCGAATGCTCTGAAAGGACTCTTTGCGTACGACTGGGCGGACAATGGTGAATCTGTTTCCGCGTTGCTGGACTGGATTCCGGAAGCGGCCGAAAGCGAAGACCCCGACGCGCGGAGTCGCGCGCAAACTGCATCACTCGGACTTATTCAGATGCTCACCGAGAACGATGATCGAATGGCTGCACTTCGCGACACCGGGGTCTCGGTCCCGCTCGCGAATGGTGAGACAGTCGACAGTGCTGCGTTTACACTCCTCAACCCGGCGCTCTCGGCGAGCATCACAGATATTGCCACCACTTATCTGTTCGATCTGAGTCTTCCCGGTCCAACTGACGGCCAGATGGATGGATCGTCAGTATACGAGATCCTTTCAAACCCTGACGTGGCTGATCGGGAATTGCTGCTCGTGGATCTAGAGAGTCGACAACAGTTCTTCAGTATGCTCATGGCCGATGATGCCTCTGCGGCGCACCTGTACACGACTCTTAATCATCTTGATGCGGCTGGAGTCCATCCGCTCATGGCGGACGACGGAGCGCTGGAGTCTGCTGGCCAGCAACGAGGCACACTTCGCGGGTTGTTCGATTCGGCGTTGCGCCTCGAATCACTGAACCGTACAGAGCAGGATTTGTACAATCAGGGTGACACGGAAATGCGTGACAGAATATTCGGGGATTTGCGTACCGCAGCCTTCGCCGCAACAGGATTTGCGAAGCATCCGGCGGCGGTAGCAGGAACATTCTTCCTGACGGGTGTCGGGTTCCACGAGTACGATCTGCGGTATCAGCAAGACGACCTTAGCCCAGACTATCAGTCTATCTCCGGCATTGGTGTTAATGATCCGAATAGTCCATTTGCGCCAAATGAATACGGTCGGACTATGCATCCGGCGGATTTAGAATATAAGACGAGGTTGGACATGTTGGACTGGCAGGTTCGATCCAACTGCTTGAGTATCGACGATGTGCGTGCGGTGGATGAACGGCTTGTTGCTGAGGATGGCGAATCTGTGATCGGCTACTCCGAGTTTGACCGCACTGATCGAGATTTGGACGCCCGCGCTGATGCTCCCTCGGTGAACCGTAGCCTTGGTTTGCTGTTGGATGATGTTGATTCCGCTCATCCGGTAGTTAGTCTTTCTAATACGGCTGGGAATGAAGCCGATTCCTTCACGGATGCCTATGTTCGTAATTATGAGGAGGTGTTCAGTCGAACTACCCCTGATATCACCCTCGATGAAGCTGAAGAATACTGGCAATCTAAGGATCATGGGAGATCCTAG
- a CDS encoding TPR repeat region-containing protein, whose translation MRSVFTTMAIQFSDVVRDDISAEADYDESKWQEASWVLSFGAAIADSWADEVEEYEDKAAEILAEYTAQLNDLRQNGYLEYAQVGQQCLVDPPTGYERFTTSLLDDLEQFNSWRDDRARQIISQYQGKVKEAKDALVEVGEECVRKLQRGPDHDLTVRQLVDSGHLGWAAFNIQGPAADPPLPVNADYGTRAAADLHEYLSGERPLDDRYHEILAAVLAVSAKAKYLQSEDDQMSRHDADPNVSRYLDNNLRSAEILFLESFYAGIEDSVDGGVLGMHSEVWDVTGLKHGWEHDQLEGLFGVMGNGLLVLSNEELGGSYVYLPESVRNTVESQGAPGGSGPSDYRDWVHDATMLNGLLGRADTDLRGGQEFSANLTTSIGHNLNRIDNDVPLNGETMASLLDVSTRNDDANYRILSDQHDHPVFDQNANALKGLFTFDWKDDGEAVSGLLDWIPDAAASDDESARDRAGEAALELIRMITVNDDRNDALLHTGIAVPDDDGVLQPDASFARVNPEIASHLGDVALAYLYDFGLEGTSNFEINSDGTLNIPTNERHQFLRYVMADGDTAVRLYHGVNVLDAYGVHHGLTENDALGVADANATLRAHLDSALFEEALDRTEALYDEAQREEKARQVMFNNIRTAIYASTGYLTGPNPASWGFATARVAGGFLGAGATLQEIEQRILAGVQNPEYEDVFDAGPDDERHPFHIDGNTGRSYDASRVDVRVELEVLDYLVRTGDMDIETVRDANEDLVVRNDEGEEMVVSFQEVEMGARRELLTPVRDLVRGAGELPGQSGLEAIEFTGDYSSAYNNRYESIHRSLDGLIRSRHEL comes from the coding sequence ATGCGTTCAGTCTTCACCACGATGGCGATTCAGTTCAGTGACGTCGTTCGTGACGACATCAGCGCGGAAGCCGACTATGACGAATCCAAATGGCAGGAAGCGTCGTGGGTGCTCTCCTTCGGAGCAGCGATCGCGGATTCATGGGCTGACGAGGTCGAGGAGTACGAGGACAAAGCCGCGGAGATCCTGGCTGAATACACCGCTCAACTGAATGACCTCCGACAGAATGGCTACCTCGAATACGCCCAGGTAGGCCAGCAGTGCCTCGTGGATCCCCCCACCGGGTATGAGCGGTTCACCACCTCACTGCTAGACGACCTGGAGCAGTTCAACTCGTGGCGGGACGATCGAGCGCGGCAGATCATCAGCCAGTACCAAGGGAAGGTGAAGGAGGCCAAGGACGCCCTGGTCGAAGTCGGCGAGGAGTGCGTTCGAAAGCTTCAGCGTGGCCCGGACCACGACCTTACTGTGCGACAGCTCGTGGACTCTGGGCACCTCGGGTGGGCGGCGTTCAACATTCAGGGCCCCGCGGCTGATCCTCCGTTGCCGGTCAACGCGGACTACGGTACCCGAGCTGCGGCCGACCTCCACGAGTACCTCAGCGGGGAGCGTCCGTTGGATGACCGCTACCACGAGATCCTAGCTGCGGTACTGGCCGTTTCGGCCAAGGCGAAGTACCTCCAGTCCGAGGACGACCAAATGAGTCGTCACGACGCCGATCCAAATGTGTCGCGGTATTTGGACAACAATCTCCGCTCGGCGGAGATCCTATTCCTGGAGTCGTTCTACGCGGGTATCGAAGACTCGGTCGACGGTGGCGTCCTGGGCATGCACTCTGAGGTTTGGGATGTCACCGGCCTGAAACACGGTTGGGAGCACGACCAGCTCGAGGGACTCTTCGGGGTTATGGGCAACGGGCTTCTCGTCCTGTCTAACGAGGAACTCGGCGGGAGTTACGTCTATCTTCCCGAATCGGTGCGCAACACTGTCGAGAGTCAAGGAGCACCGGGAGGATCCGGGCCTAGTGACTATCGAGATTGGGTGCACGACGCCACTATGCTCAACGGTCTTTTGGGCCGGGCCGACACAGATCTACGGGGTGGACAGGAGTTCTCTGCCAACCTGACAACTAGCATCGGCCACAATCTGAACCGGATTGACAACGACGTGCCATTGAACGGGGAGACCATGGCCTCCCTGCTGGACGTCTCGACCCGGAACGACGACGCCAACTACCGCATCCTGAGCGACCAGCACGACCATCCGGTCTTCGACCAGAACGCCAACGCGTTGAAGGGCCTATTCACCTTCGATTGGAAAGACGATGGGGAGGCCGTGTCCGGTCTGTTGGACTGGATCCCGGATGCGGCGGCGAGCGACGACGAGTCCGCTCGTGACCGCGCGGGTGAGGCCGCGCTCGAACTGATCCGCATGATCACGGTGAACGACGACCGCAACGACGCCCTCCTCCACACGGGGATCGCGGTACCGGACGACGACGGTGTACTCCAGCCGGACGCGTCGTTCGCCCGAGTGAATCCGGAGATCGCTTCCCATCTCGGTGATGTCGCCCTCGCGTATCTCTACGACTTCGGTCTGGAAGGCACGTCGAACTTCGAGATCAATTCCGACGGCACGCTGAACATTCCGACCAACGAGAGACACCAGTTCCTCCGGTACGTCATGGCGGACGGGGACACCGCCGTGCGCCTTTACCACGGTGTGAACGTCCTTGACGCGTACGGTGTCCACCACGGCCTGACGGAGAACGACGCGCTCGGTGTGGCCGACGCGAACGCCACCCTGCGCGCACATCTCGACTCCGCCCTGTTCGAGGAGGCTCTGGACCGGACGGAGGCCCTGTACGACGAGGCGCAGCGTGAGGAGAAGGCGCGGCAGGTGATGTTCAACAACATCAGAACCGCTATCTACGCGTCGACCGGCTACCTCACGGGTCCGAACCCGGCATCGTGGGGCTTCGCCACCGCCAGGGTCGCGGGTGGCTTCCTCGGGGCGGGCGCGACCCTGCAGGAGATCGAGCAGCGGATTCTGGCTGGTGTTCAGAACCCGGAGTATGAGGACGTGTTCGACGCGGGACCCGACGACGAGCGACACCCGTTTCATATCGACGGCAACACGGGCCGCAGCTACGACGCGTCCCGTGTCGACGTCCGCGTGGAGCTTGAGGTTCTGGACTACCTGGTGCGTACGGGAGACATGGACATTGAGACGGTCCGTGACGCCAACGAGGATCTCGTCGTCCGGAATGACGAGGGCGAGGAGATGGTCGTCTCCTTCCAAGAAGTCGAGATGGGTGCACGCCGCGAGCTGCTGACCCCCGTCCGGGACCTCGTCCGCGGGGCGGGCGAACTACCAGGGCAGAGTGGGCTCGAGGCGATCGAGTTCACGGGCGACTATTCCTCTGCCTATAACAACCGGTACGAGTCCATCCACAGAAGCCTGGATGGGTTGATCCGTTCGCGGCATGAACTGTGA
- a CDS encoding AAA family ATPase, producing the protein MTTLTSSDDESQTDESEVLTTDESALHADSFDGIADAVESAVVGKRSVVRLALVAMLAGGHLLLEDVPGVGKTTLARAIASCVRGDVGRIQFTPDLLPSDVTGVTVFNQGTREFDFHPGPVFSNIVIADEINRASPKTQSALLEVMEEQAVTVDGVRHAVASPFLVVATQNPVEMDGTYRLPEAQLDRFLMRLSLGHADPTSELAIIRGNRLTTPEDVPARTDPEGMDEIAAASRRVHVEDSLYEYVVRIATATRSHPELTVGLSTRATVAMANVMRVQALSVGRSFVTPDDVKDLVLPVWAHRLILSPEASVGGRSGADILQELLRTVPAPQPRLSQAAGG; encoded by the coding sequence ATGACCACCCTCACCTCGTCCGACGACGAATCCCAGACCGACGAGTCCGAAGTACTGACCACCGACGAGTCCGCGCTGCACGCCGACTCCTTTGACGGGATCGCGGACGCGGTCGAGTCCGCCGTGGTCGGCAAGCGATCCGTGGTGCGGCTCGCCCTCGTCGCCATGCTGGCCGGCGGGCATCTCCTGCTGGAGGACGTGCCCGGCGTCGGGAAGACGACCCTCGCCCGGGCCATCGCGAGCTGTGTCCGCGGTGACGTGGGACGCATCCAGTTCACGCCGGATCTGCTGCCCTCCGACGTCACCGGTGTGACGGTGTTCAACCAGGGCACCCGGGAGTTCGACTTCCACCCGGGCCCGGTGTTCTCCAACATCGTGATCGCCGACGAGATCAACCGTGCCTCCCCCAAGACGCAGTCCGCGCTGCTGGAGGTCATGGAGGAGCAGGCGGTGACGGTGGACGGGGTTCGCCACGCCGTCGCGTCGCCGTTCCTCGTCGTCGCCACCCAGAACCCGGTCGAGATGGACGGCACCTACCGGCTGCCCGAGGCCCAGCTCGACCGCTTCCTGATGCGGCTGTCCCTGGGGCACGCCGATCCGACGTCCGAGCTCGCCATCATCCGCGGGAACCGTCTGACCACGCCCGAGGACGTGCCGGCCCGCACCGACCCCGAGGGTATGGACGAGATCGCCGCCGCCTCGCGACGGGTCCACGTTGAGGACTCGCTGTACGAGTACGTGGTCCGGATCGCGACCGCGACCCGGAGCCACCCTGAACTCACCGTCGGCCTGTCGACGCGGGCGACGGTGGCGATGGCGAACGTGATGCGGGTCCAGGCCCTGTCGGTGGGGCGCAGCTTCGTGACCCCTGACGACGTGAAGGATCTGGTGCTCCCGGTGTGGGCCCACCGGCTGATCCTCTCGCCGGAGGCCTCGGTGGGCGGACGCAGCGGGGCGGACATTCTGCAGGAGCTGCTGCGCACCGTGCCCGCTCCCCAGCCTCGGCTCTCCCAGGCGGCGGGTGGCTGA